The genomic region AGAATGGTTAACTCCTGCCACACCCAGGGAGAAGAAGGATGCTGGTCATCTGAGGAATGGGATAGATGTGAGGCTTGATTTGTGTTCTGTTCCAAGAAATGCAGAGCCATCAGAAATGCAGCTCAAGCGCGACAAGTTTGCTTTCTTTGATAAGGAATGTTCAAGGGTTGCTGAACATGTTTATCTAGGCAGCGATGCAATTGCCAGGAACAGAGAAATACTTAGACAGAATGGAATCACTCATGTATTAAACTGTGTTGGATTTGTATGCCCGGAATACTTCAAGAAGGACTTGGTTTACAAGACGCTATGGTTGCAAGACAGTCCGTGTGAAGATATCACTAGTATACTATATGATGTATTCGATTATTTTGAGGAGGTAAGAGAGCAAGGTGGCAGGGTATTCGTCCATTGTTACCAGGGTGTATCCCGTTCAACTTCGCTGGTTATTGCGTATCTCATGTGGTGCAAAGGTCAGAGCTTTGAAGATGCTTTTCAGTACGTCAAAGCTGCACGGGGTATTACGAATCCGAACATGGGTTTCGCGTGCCAGCTGTTACAATGTCAAAAGAGGGTACACGCAGATCCATTAAGTCCAACCTCTGTTTTAAGGATGTATAGAATGGCGCCTCATTCACCATATGATCCATTGCATTTAGTTTCAAAGATTTTGAATAATCCTGGTCCAGCTGCATTGGATTCTAGAGGTGCATTTATTGTCCATGTGCCCTCAGCGATATATGTATGGATTGGACACAGTTGCGAGCATACAATGGCTGTAGCAGCAAAGGCTTCTGCATTCCAAGTAGTAAGGTATGAGAGAGCACAGGGTCCAATTGCTACTGTCTTAGAAGGAGAGGAAAAGCCTGAATTCTGGGATGCTCTCTGCAACGTCCGTTCAGAAAATGCTGAAATGGGTACATCAGAGGTGGAGAAGCCTCTGAAAGGTCATCATCCCGGAATACGATTCAGGTGCAGTGTTGGAAATAAGAGGGTAGAATCATATGATGTAGACTTTGAGTTATATCGGAGAGCCACGGTGGGAGGTGTTGTGCCCCCGGTTCCATCTTCAGGAGCTGGCTCAGAAACTCATCTTCCTACAAGAGAAAATGGTTGGGGAATTCTGCGCCGCAAGTTCATGGCAGGCAACGTGAAAGAATTGTCTGCTCCAGGTACCATGAAAGAATTGTCTGTGACAAGCAACATGAAGGAATTGGTTGCTGCATCGTTACATACAGTTTGTCCGACAATTAAAAAAGAAGTGGAATGTGTCAAGCAGGATGCTCAATTCTTATCAACAGACATTTCAATGCCCTTGGTATCTCCACATGATTCTCCAAGTTCTGTTTCCACAGAATATAAATTTAGTTCAAAATCTCCTTCACCTTCTCCATCATCTCTTCCTTTTACCCCCTCTCCCAGTTCCTCTGCCTCCTGGTCACCATCCTCTTCTTGCCATTCACAATCCTCAGTACTTGACACTGTAGAAACCTTTGACAGACCTATAAATCTTTCTAAGAACATAACAAAGAATTCTTCTCTCCCTGCAAAATCTTCTTCAGTATCTCTGGCACAACGGAGGGGTAGTGTATCTCCTTCTTTACAATTACCAGTGTTAGGGAATGATTCTTTTTGTGGTTCTAAGCGAATGTCAAAGAGAACTCATGACCCCCTCTCTGCTGTTGCAAATGAGATGGTTGCGAAGGGACAAACTGGACAATCAGGCTCTAGTCTCAGCTTTCCTGAGGAACTGTGTACTGGGTCATCCTGTGAAAGAGAAAGCCAGCCCTTGTATGACAATAAAGTTCTTCAAAATGGAACTTTGCAGTTTGGCGAACAATATAGACGCAGAGAACACTCCCCCAGTGAGAGCTTTCCAGTGTCTCCTCTAAATACAGACACGACCTGGGATGGAAATCCAAGCAGTCCTAGTGATGTTACAGATGACGAATCATGTCCATCCAGGTCAAAGGGGAAGAATAACTGTAAACGGACACGCCCGATGCTGTATGACTGGCCCAAGTTAGAAAGTAAAGATATGTTTGATATCAGTTATCTTGATTCTTCTTCTGTTTTTATTCTGCTAGCACCTAACCAAACACATCATGACGATTCGGGATACGTGGATGAAGTCTACGTATGGGTGGGTAGTGAGCTGATTGCTGATAAAGAAAGCATTCAAGCTAACAGCAGTGATGATAGAGTTGAATTTAGTGAGTCAGATTGGAAAAAAAGTGCAGTTGACTTCCTTGAGCGAATGGATTTGCAGCAGGATACCATAATCAGGGTAAGTACAGAAGTTCTCAAACCATTCTTTGCATTTGTCATGGTTAAGTAGCTTTTGAGTGTTGTGAGTTAGATTATGTGCTTTGGAACAACTTTGGATGTTTGATTGAAACATTTCGAGTATTTAGTGTCTTACTGCACTCTCTTTTCTCTTTATGGAAATATCCAGTTGTTTTTAAACATTATTTTAGGAAGCCACCAATTATAGCTAGTACTAACTGTGCATTATTTACATTTGCTTTTTACCTCCCTTGCCACTCA from Cryptomeria japonica chromosome 3, Sugi_1.0, whole genome shotgun sequence harbors:
- the LOC131074098 gene encoding protein-tyrosine-phosphatase MKP1 isoform X3; its protein translation is MSCHSPCRQGENLKSEVGGSVEGEVEEARENLVERDMVGEAMAVGVDRDKDSSGDRQIPNVRKSFWRSASWSSTRSAPPSPAALNLEKVLSSSTCSGMPIEVPNIPCRGLPLTPRSQQLSKMRSALPPLQPLNIARRSLEEWPKAGSDDIGEWLTPATPREKKDAGHLRNGIDVRLDLCSVPRNAEPSEMQLKRDKFAFFDKECSRVAEHVYLGSDAIARNREILRQNGITHVLNCVGFVCPEYFKKDLVYKTLWLQDSPCEDITSILYDVFDYFEEVREQGGRVFVHCYQGVSRSTSLVIAYLMWCKGQSFEDAFQYVKAARGITNPNMGFACQLLQCQKRVHADPLSPTSVLRMYRMAPHSPYDPLHLVSKILNNPGPAALDSRGAFIVHVPSAIYVWIGHSCEHTMAVAAKASAFQVVRYERAQGPIATVLEGEEKPEFWDALCNVRSENAEMGTSEVEKPLKGHHPGIRFRCSVGNKRVESYDVDFELYRRATVGGVVPPVPSSGAGSETHLPTRENGWGILRRKFMAGNVKELSAPGTMKELSVTSNMKELVAASLHTVCPTIKKEVECVKQDAQFLSTDISMPLVSPHDSPSSVSTEYKFSSKSPSPSPSSLPFTPSPSSSASWSPSSSCHSQSSVLDTVETFDRPINLSKNITKNSSLPAKSSSVSLAQRRGSVSPSLQLPVLGNDSFCGSKRMSKRTHDPLSAVANEMVAKGQTGQSGSSLSFPEELCTGSSCERESQPLYDNKVLQNGTLQFGEQYRRREHSPSESFPVSPLNTDTTWDGNPSSPSDVTDDESCPSRSKGKNNCKRTRPMLYDWPKLESKDMFDISYLDSSSVFILLAPNQTHHDDSGYVDEVYVWVGSELIADKESIQANSSDDRVEFSESDWKKSAVDFLERMDLQQDTIIRVVRQGEEPDEFWEHFV
- the LOC131074098 gene encoding protein-tyrosine-phosphatase MKP1 isoform X1 gives rise to the protein MSCHSPCRQGENLKSEVGGSVEGEVEEARENLVERDMVGEAMAVGVDRDKDSSGDRQIPNVRKSFWRSASWSSTRSAPPSPAALNLEKVLSSSTCSGMPIEVPNIPCRGLPLTPRSQQLSKMRSALPPLQPLNIARRSLEEWPKAGSDDIGEWLTPATPREKKDAGHLRNGIDVRLDLCSVPRNAEPSEMQLKRDKFAFFDKECSRVAEHVYLGSDAIARNREILRQNGITHVLNCVGFVCPEYFKKDLVYKTLWLQDSPCEDITSILYDVFDYFEEVREQGGRVFVHCYQGVSRSTSLVIAYLMWCKGQSFEDAFQYVKAARGITNPNMGFACQLLQCQKRVHADPLSPTSVLRMYRMAPHSPYDPLHLVSKILNNPGPAALDSRGAFIVHVPSAIYVWIGHSCEHTMAVAAKASAFQVVRYERAQGPIATVLEGEEKPEFWDALCNVRSENAEMGTSEVEKPLKGHHPGIRFRCSVGNKRVESYDVDFELYRRATVGGVVPPVPSSGAGSETHLPTRENGWGILRRKFMAGNVKELSAPGTMKELSVTSNMKELVAASLHTVCPTIKKEVECVKQDAQFLSTDISMPLVSPHDSPSSVSTEYKFSSKSPSPSPSSLPFTPSPSSSASWSPSSSCHSQSSVLDTVETFDRPINLSKNITKNSSLPAKSSSVSLAQRRGSVSPSLQLPVLGNDSFCGSKRMSKRTHDPLSAVANEMVAKGQTGQSGSSLSFPEELCTGSSCERESQPLYDNKVLQNGTLQFGEQYRRREHSPSESFPVSPLNTDTTWDGNPSSPSDVTDDESCPSRSKGKNNCKRTRPMLYDWPKLESKDMFDISYLDSSSVFILLAPNQTHHDDSGYVDEVYVWVGSELIADKESIQANSSDDRVEFSESDWKKSAVDFLERMDLQQDTIIRMYLECTQPIFWHTSMLYPHTLTQTSFDSAT
- the LOC131074098 gene encoding protein-tyrosine-phosphatase MKP1 isoform X2; this encodes MQGENLKSEVGGSVEGEVEEARENLVERDMVGEAMAVGVDRDKDSSGDRQIPNVRKSFWRSASWSSTRSAPPSPAALNLEKVLSSSTCSGMPIEVPNIPCRGLPLTPRSQQLSKMRSALPPLQPLNIARRSLEEWPKAGSDDIGEWLTPATPREKKDAGHLRNGIDVRLDLCSVPRNAEPSEMQLKRDKFAFFDKECSRVAEHVYLGSDAIARNREILRQNGITHVLNCVGFVCPEYFKKDLVYKTLWLQDSPCEDITSILYDVFDYFEEVREQGGRVFVHCYQGVSRSTSLVIAYLMWCKGQSFEDAFQYVKAARGITNPNMGFACQLLQCQKRVHADPLSPTSVLRMYRMAPHSPYDPLHLVSKILNNPGPAALDSRGAFIVHVPSAIYVWIGHSCEHTMAVAAKASAFQVVRYERAQGPIATVLEGEEKPEFWDALCNVRSENAEMGTSEVEKPLKGHHPGIRFRCSVGNKRVESYDVDFELYRRATVGGVVPPVPSSGAGSETHLPTRENGWGILRRKFMAGNVKELSAPGTMKELSVTSNMKELVAASLHTVCPTIKKEVECVKQDAQFLSTDISMPLVSPHDSPSSVSTEYKFSSKSPSPSPSSLPFTPSPSSSASWSPSSSCHSQSSVLDTVETFDRPINLSKNITKNSSLPAKSSSVSLAQRRGSVSPSLQLPVLGNDSFCGSKRMSKRTHDPLSAVANEMVAKGQTGQSGSSLSFPEELCTGSSCERESQPLYDNKVLQNGTLQFGEQYRRREHSPSESFPVSPLNTDTTWDGNPSSPSDVTDDESCPSRSKGKNNCKRTRPMLYDWPKLESKDMFDISYLDSSSVFILLAPNQTHHDDSGYVDEVYVWVGSELIADKESIQANSSDDRVEFSESDWKKSAVDFLERMDLQQDTIIRMYLECTQPIFWHTSMLYPHTLTQTSFDSAT